The DNA sequence CTGCAACTCTTTTTTGCTCATTATTAGGAATGGTATTAACTATTGCTCTTGCCTTTTCTTCTTGCATTCGGTAAGCAATAATGTCAATGCTtataattctcaaaaattctaaaactgaATCTTAAATTATGCTTTGTTGCTAAGgtgtattgtttttttactttgtctACAATTATTTTCCAAGCGAGGACGTCAAGCTTTGATAGCTTATGCTTTCATCATTATGTTGACTGGTCCGACTAATAACACACTCCATAATGTCCAAGTGTTATCAGAGTCTCTCTCCTGTGGAcaggtattaaataaaataagagaagTAACAAATCTTCGTTTCTCAAAATCTTTAATAACTCTTTTTATCTCACAGGAAGAATTGAAGCAAGTTATTAAAATCCTAACTAATTTTGCTAAACAGcctttttttgcatttcggcatgctttaacaaaaataattaagatcaTGGAAAATGTAAaggaaaatattgaaaatcttttatctacaataaaaaaattttttctcagtctTTGTGAGTAGTGTTTgcaattagaatttttttttttcattttgaagtatttttctttttttcacaGATTCAGTAATAAAGTCAACATATGATTGGCTTGGAAGCATTGTAAAtctttgtaataaaaaatttggaactCCATACGACAGATGTCTTAATAGTTTTGAAATTGCTGTAGCTGATTGTCAAGCAAAACTTGGACCcttatttaatagtttttgtGAAGTAGCAAGTACTGTTCAAAGTTTATGTTTTTCAATGAAACCGTTTGAGTTTGTGTGTATTTTAACTTCTCTGCTTCAAAACATTATTTTGGATACactacaaaaaagtaaaatatttttttcttattatcaaTTGCTGTTTTATccgatttatatttatagatatcaGAAAGTTtctttatcaaataaaaataatgttttatgttaaaattgaattttcacaCTTCTCAAACTTTGAAGCCAATAAAACTAACttttatgagaatattgttTCTCATATTTTGAAAGATGTTGAATCTCAAactcacaattttttaagagTGTTTAATTCAATGCGTTTcgttacaagttttttttttctttgtgttCTACTTAGGTAAATATCATGCATTTCAACGAAATTGATTAACTTACCATTAGAGTTGCTTATCTACTATAAATTTCAGAGTTGTTAATTACAGGCACAAGTGGTTAACAAAAGACTCCTTCAACAACAAGTACCTTAATGAAGATTTTTAcaatattgatttaataagAACACAAAAAAGCAAAGCAGTAGTCTTGCCACTTAGTGAAGGAGAAAAGAAGAAATACACAACATTCACATCAGCAACATTGAGTAGCAAAGAAAAAACTCGGCTGGctaaatcaacaatttttttgggaATCGCTTCTTTGAAATTCTGCATTAATATGTTTGTTGATCATAGTCTTTACTGGATTTTGAGTACTATTAATTACTATGGCCGATTTTCAAATGAAGTTCAACAAAGAAATATCATTGGTTTTCGAATTGCTGGTGATGGTTACATCTCTGAAATCTACCGTGATATTTCCGGAATCTTTCGGCAATTCAAAAGAAATGACAAAAACTCAA is a window from the Microplitis demolitor isolate Queensland-Clemson2020A chromosome 4, iyMicDemo2.1a, whole genome shotgun sequence genome containing:
- the LOC103576051 gene encoding DC-STAMP domain-containing protein 2-like; amino-acid sequence: MVFFESTLKAFKLEQSRKNYNQEKFKSTTLSKIWDANHNVLKKIYIRSNIFFAKINKAFQNFIFFPTNLKIFCFATISVNKTVENKVFKSIVGFSSGIFLTYILFLLFFIHVKLTLSSATLFCSLLGMVLTIALAFSSCIRCIVFLLCLQLFSKRGRQALIAYAFIIMLTGPTNNTLHNVQVLSESLSCGQEELKQVIKILTNFAKQPFFAFRHALTKIIKIMENVKENIENLLSTIKKFFLSLYSVIKSTYDWLGSIVNLCNKKFGTPYDRCLNSFEIAVADCQAKLGPLFNSFCEVASTVQSLCFSMKPFEFVCILTSLLQNIILDTLQKNIRKFLYQIKIMFYVKIEFSHFSNFEANKTNFYENIVSHILKDVESQTHNFLRVFNSMRFVTSFFFLCVLLRVVNYRHKWLTKDSFNNKYLNEDFYNIDLIRTQKSKAVVLPLSEGEKKKYTTFTSATLSSKEKTRLAKSTIFLGIASLKFCINMFVDHSLYWILSTINYYGRFSNEVQQRNIIGFRIAGDGYISEIYRDISGIFRQFKRNDKNSTFLCLPDPLSPNYRKYNEIIIIVIFSWIMALFEPFVLRLSQVIMSRYYPRRAKHRAVWLYNHILRYSVELIEIVLIQFLYLSIVFRSRGNYFKCMRRKLHRKCRFIIGNYSEYNSSKRFSFHTNSISTDNLRNNQEICLLCGVSVNESYLSHIQCTTSNCDGIFCTMCYADLHGYCTLCNVLIEHNDLSNINEKKK